The Candidatus Tanganyikabacteria bacterium genome includes a window with the following:
- the murD gene encoding UDP-N-acetylmuramoyl-L-alanine--D-glutamate ligase, whose amino-acid sequence MERVLRDWADRRVAVIGMGRSGMAAARVLVELGARVFLSDSRKSEELGDLLEQVPDGVEVETGGHSASCAAADVIVVSPGVPKSLAVLQAAEADGVELIGEIELAWRLAEAPIVAITGTNGKTTTTTLVGEILREAGWEAPVGGNIGVPLVSLVRQKSHALVAEISSFQLETADQFRPHVGVFINFSDDHLNRHGTREAYFNLKKQLFARQHDGDYAVLNADDPAVAALAPEVAAQVILFSRQGSLPRGVCVEGDVVCWNRSSGPLPLYPVTDIHLRGEHNVENCLAATAAALALGVSPPIIARAVAAFRGVEHRIEPVRTLAGVQWFNDSKGTNYDSTLKAITSFAEPLVLIAGGRDKGGAISPLIDAIAKRVAHTVLLGEAAPYFERVLRAAGYHSITLAADLPGAVQTARDLAPAGGVVLFSPACTSFDMFNNFEERGAAFKALVSALEEVPA is encoded by the coding sequence GCGTGGCGGTGATCGGCATGGGCCGCAGCGGCATGGCCGCGGCGCGGGTCCTGGTGGAACTCGGCGCCAGGGTCTTCCTCTCGGACTCGCGCAAGTCCGAGGAGCTCGGCGACCTGCTCGAGCAGGTGCCCGACGGCGTGGAGGTCGAGACCGGCGGCCACAGCGCGTCGTGCGCGGCCGCCGACGTCATCGTGGTATCGCCCGGCGTCCCGAAGTCGCTGGCCGTCCTGCAGGCCGCCGAGGCCGACGGCGTCGAGCTGATCGGCGAGATCGAACTGGCATGGCGCCTGGCCGAAGCGCCCATCGTCGCCATCACCGGCACCAACGGCAAGACCACGACCACGACGCTGGTCGGCGAGATCCTGCGGGAAGCCGGCTGGGAAGCCCCGGTGGGCGGCAACATCGGCGTGCCGCTGGTGAGCCTGGTACGACAGAAGTCCCACGCCCTGGTGGCCGAGATCTCGAGCTTCCAGCTGGAGACGGCCGATCAGTTCCGGCCGCACGTGGGCGTCTTCATCAATTTCTCGGACGATCACCTCAACCGCCACGGCACGCGGGAAGCGTACTTCAACCTCAAGAAGCAGCTCTTCGCCCGCCAGCACGACGGCGACTACGCGGTCCTCAACGCCGATGATCCGGCGGTCGCCGCCCTCGCGCCGGAAGTGGCCGCACAGGTGATCCTCTTCTCGCGCCAGGGGTCGCTCCCCAGGGGCGTGTGCGTCGAAGGCGACGTGGTGTGCTGGAACCGCAGCAGCGGGCCCTTGCCGCTCTACCCCGTTACCGACATTCACCTGCGGGGCGAGCACAACGTCGAGAACTGCCTGGCGGCCACGGCCGCGGCCCTCGCCCTGGGCGTGTCGCCGCCGATCATCGCCCGCGCCGTCGCGGCGTTCCGGGGCGTCGAGCACCGCATCGAACCGGTGCGCACGCTGGCCGGCGTCCAGTGGTTCAACGATTCGAAGGGCACGAACTACGACAGCACCCTCAAGGCGATCACGTCGTTCGCCGAACCGCTCGTGCTCATCGCCGGCGGTCGCGACAAGGGCGGTGCCATCTCGCCGCTCATCGACGCGATCGCGAAACGGGTCGCCCACACGGTGCTGCTTGGCGAGGCGGCGCCTTATTTCGAGCGCGTGCTGCGCGCCGCCGGTTATCACAGCATCACCCTCGCGGCCGACCTGCCGGGGGCCGTGCAGACGGCTCGCGACCTGGCCCCGGCGGGCGGCGTCGTGCTGTTCTCGCCTGCCTGCACGAGCTTCGACATGTTCAACAACTTCGAAGAGCGGGGAGCCGCCTTCAAGGCCCTGGTGAGCGCCCTCGAGGAGGTGCCCGCATGA